The Salvia splendens isolate huo1 chromosome 20, SspV2, whole genome shotgun sequence nucleotide sequence TTGATTATACAAATCTAGAATATTATTGGCCCattgaatattaaataatttggAATCAGAAAACTTAAGGTGAAATAATCATTAATTTAATGCCAAGATCTGCCCTTGGAATCTGGGTTTGCTGACAAAGTTGGGATCCCACCATTACATTGCATTTACAGCAAACCCCATGCATAAAATAGTGTCTAGTTCAATGTGTTCATAtgcaatttttaatattatttgataATTCATCAAAGAAAAAGAATTTAAATTAGATTATCACATTTAATGTGGAAAGAACAAGAATTTGACCATTTTTTCGTTTTATAGTTTTGTCCGAACACAATAGTAGATTTAGCTTACAAGAGTCCTTGCACAACTTTAAATACGTGgaacttctctctcatcatcCCTTTCGCATATTTACTCAATACTTTTCTGTCTTCTACATTTCTTAATCTAGAGTATAAAGATAGCTCAAAGTTTTCCTTATtctataatttgtttattttcacATATATCAAAGACATtcaaatatattatttaaaaataaaaataaattgatcGTGGAAGATCGCCAGGATAAACCTAATCAACATTAAAACAGAtcccctcacaaataaaaaaatggaaaagaaagTTTAAAATGGGCCTCAGCCTCAAATGGGCCAGGGAGACACATTTACTAATAAATGAGTCTTTTGATCAGAATAAATGGGCTAAGCAGAAATAAAATTGAGCCTGCTTTATGGACAAGCAGGGCATCAGCAACACGGTGTTACCAGCCCGTTCCATCGAAACGAGACATCCACGAGCTGCGTTGTAAGAGGGAAAATTCAGGTCTGCTTTTGTGTGTGTTGCATTCATATGTTaagtaaaaataatagtagtattagaaTTTACGATGAATCGCAGCTCAGTTGGATAAAACTTAAATTCGGGTCCAATAAATGTGTAGCTGAgcatataagaaaaaaaaaatttactattGGGCCTGCTTAGTGGGCTATTACAGGAAGAATTAAAACCATTACAACTTATAATTTCTAGAATTACCACGTCGCTGGATACTAACATACGCCGGTGGTGAAGGATTTCTATATCAGTTGCTCTCTGAACATCCATTTCCGTAGGCGCCTTCTTGATTTTTGATTTAGCTCAATTTCAGTTTCTAGGGTTTTCAAATTTTGCAGGTATGGGGGAATTAAACATAGACGAGTTGTCTCTTCCCCGTATTTTCGAGCAGGCTCGGAAAATTCACCAAGCCGCATCCGATTCTTCCGTCGATCAGGTTTCCGTCGAATTGGTGTTTCTGTATAATTTATTCACATCTTCGGATCTCGAGCTGAATGAGCTTATTTTGTTAAATTTGATGATTAGGATACGGTGAAGAAAGGTTGCGAATTGTTGAGGAAATGCGAGGAAATGATTGGGAAATTAGGGTTGTTTTCGCTGAATGAGACGAAAGATGATATCAGTACCGCAAACCTCAAATATATTCTCGTAAGTGGTATTTGATTAGTGATTTTGCtaattgttttgttaattgatGCCCAAAATGTCAGAAGCATACTATTATTGTTGGTAACTACCTGAAAGCATGGAATGTATGCGGTAGATATAGTCTATTTCTGTAATCTTAATCTCGCCTGTAATTTGTTTCACCTTGAAAGACAGATTGCAATTGTTGTAAAGCAGTTTTCAATAGATATTTAGAAAGCTAAATATGTAAAAATCATTACTTTATGTTTGCTCTATAGTTTGCTCCGCTATAGAATGGTTGACTCTTTGTTCTGTTTAGTTAGGTTTGTCGAGGGAAATATATAGTaattggtgattttttttttcatacagGTTCCATGTTATCTTGGTGAGCTAACTGAGAAAATTTCTGAGGAAGATAGGATTGAAATTCTAAATGTTTCACAGGCCAAGCTGAAGGTACTCATTTTTTGTGGAATCACAACAAAGGATCTTTTCTGTGATGTGTTTCTGGTTTTTGTTCCATCTGGATATAGTCTTAGTGAAGTTATTCATGTTGTAATGATGTTGGATTTTGCTTTGCCTTGCTATCaggaatttttctatttttgtgagGCAATGGAGCTTGTACCAAAAGAAGAACTAGAATCACTTGCGCAAGCTACTGGTAAAACATTTGCTGATAGGAGAGCCCAAAAGGTAGGTTtagatatttatttgtgttGCCCTTTACCGTCTATGATTCATTATTTTATAgctggagtattttttttgttattttctactactattttattgttttaacaAAATGCCTTTTGGAAATGTCTCTATGAGGTTGTATGTCTTATTGTACGATTAATTATCTGCCAGCGCTCTAGCAGTAGTGTGGTGTATCTAACTGTATTTGGCACTCAGATTGCACGCTTCAAACGTCAGAAAGCTGCTGAGTCAAAATTGATTGAAATAAGGGAACGGAAGGAACGGCGGGGGCGTTCAACTAGGGCATCTGCATTATCTACTCCTGTTGTGTCTGAGGAAGAggattttgatgatgatgatggggaGGAGGAGAGGGAGGTTAGTTATCTTATGAGTTCTTCTGCATTATATTTGGTGAAGTACAAAGTTCTACTTAAATAATGTTAGGGATGCTAAATATCAAGGGTTTTAGGCATTATTGATGTATTTCCAGTCTCTGCTTTcgtcttttttcttttcaaatatataatttccTGATATAATGATATTCTCCTCAGGCATGGCTGACCACCATCTCCTTGGCGCTCTGTAAGGTTAGTCTGGAATTCTAGCATCTTGAGTATACTCCAGCTCTGTGTGTAGTCTTAAATTTCCCCATTTTCACCTGTGTTAATAATCGGGTATTTGTATATCACAGGCATTTGATCTACTGGAAATGttgaagaaagaagaagagatgCTCCTTGCTGTTAGGGAAAGACAGTCAAAGGTATCAACTTGTAAAGTGGAGCTACTTTAGATTTGAGAAATTGTAGTTATTATCTAATCTCAGGAATGCTGGAATAGTGTGTTAcgacatatatacatacacatgTTCCATGCAATAGGTTATTGAATTCTGCCTCTTTAGTCAGCTCAATCACTTCACCAAACATTTAAATGTGACATGCAGCTTAGTGTATACTATGAGTTGTGTAGCATATGCAACATTTGATTGCAACTTATCTTTTGTGGTTATATCTTTCACAGGAAGGGAATAATGAGCTTGCACAGTCCATTCTTGATGAGCGTGCTGAAAAAGCAGAAGCCTGGCATCGTGATGCAGCATCAAGGTCTCGAATTACAAAACCTGCTACTCCAATCACTTGTGCTACTTTTGCTCAAGATGTGATTGAGGGTAGAGCGGCGGTTTCACAGGCTCATGAACACAAACATCAGCCAATGCTATTTGGACCTGCAAGCCTTGTGGCCAAAAACCCGACAAGTGAAAGGGAGAGAATCGCAGCTAAAGTTTTCCAGCCTCACTACAGGTACTTTAGTAAATCATAAAACTGAACTGACAAGCAAAAGGATGAAAAATCTGCTGTGATTGATTGAAGATCTCTGAAACTTATTTAATTGCCAGATTACCAACCATGAGCATAGAGGAAGCTGGGTTGAAGGAGATGGAGATTATGAATAAGTGGCAAGAAGATACCAAGAAGATCATTGAAGAAGCTAACACGTCATGGCACACGGATAACAAGCTGCTACAGAGGCCAAGtgaggatgatgatgacgaGGATGATGATGCTGCCCAAGATAAGGCTAGGGCCTGGGATGACTGGAAGGACGACAACCCTCGCGGAGCAGGCAATAAGAAGCTCACTCCATGCGGTTGATTCTAGTGCTCATTGCCCTGCATCTGTGCAATCACTGCTACAATTTATTGTCCAAGTTTtagttttgtttaattatattACTGTATTATTGTGCTGTATAGTAGCTGTAACTTAAGTATAGAGAGTAGGAGAAACTTCAACCGATAGTGAAATTTTGCTGGTTAAAACTCGATTTGGTAGTTATTTTTCTGTACGTCGTGATAAACTCTTACAGCTATGCCCTTTCGCATTCCAATTCCAGTTTAAATCTAGATTTACTTTGGACTTTTCGTTGTTTTTTCATATCTTGATCTTGTTCACAAGTTTCTACTCGGCTTTTTTCGTTTCCAGTAAAGATTGTAAAGCACGATTCAATGAATTTGAAAAGCTCAAACACTGTCACTCCAAAATAAGTCAAAATTACTGAACAAAACAGCACAGGTGAGAAACAGAGGATCCAAAATGAATTAAGTAGATTGCAGTCGCGTTATACTTCAAAAGTTGTGATGCGATACAGATACAAGATCACGCGAACCAGAAACAGGAACACGGGATCCAAAAACATATAGCGTGACAGCAACCAACAAGAAGAAAAACTCGATTTATACAAGACTCGAAAAGCACAAATACAATTCAGATCCTGCAACTCGGTGTTTCATCTAACAGCCACAACCAAACCGAGCAAAACAATGCAGTAGATCAAACACAAGGCCAAGATTCGCACCACCATGCGTTCAATCCACTCCATCGACAAAAAACTCCATAAATAGGCCGGGAATCCTATTAAAACGAGTTTGTATACACAAGTTTGAAGCACAATCATCACAGCAAATATACAATGTAAACCAGTCCTGAATTATAACAGgaaatggatgcttttcatttCAACAAAGAAACTCAGCCAgcatggagtattatattttaccAGCTGAAGCAGAAGTATAAGAAATCATCCAAATGTAATCAAACCAAAGCTATTTCAGCTCTCCATGCATTTCAGGCCCCTGCAAACCCACAGCCACACAACAAACAAGATTGCACAAGCGATCAAATCAAGCGAAAGAATCACCCAAACTTgcttcttccaaactttcttagCCTTTTGCTGGCAGTTCAATTCTCCAGAATAGAGCCCTCTATTCTTATGCGAGGCCGAACTGAACCCGGGGCTCGGACAAACGGGGGTGGTGTTGACACTGCTGTCATCAACCTCTCTCTCCCCATTTCTTCTCCCATCAATCTTGAATTCCTCAAGCAATGCATTCTTCTTCATCTTGCCCGACCCTTTGTCCCCACTGAGCCGGCTCCTTCCACGAATGGGGCCCGACCCGTATTGAAAGCTCCCATTTTCCCCCATTCTCTGCTCCTTTGGGGACTCAATCCCATCCATTTTATACAGCGCCGGACCAATCAGCTGCCGGAAAACAGGGCTGAATTCGCCCTGGAAGCAATGAGAACTCAGCCTCTCCAGCTTGCTAACACCGTTGAAATCCTTAACGAAAGCATCCCTCACGCTCCCCAGAAACGTCAAACCCTCggatttcttcaatttctcGTCGGAGATCAGGAAATATGCGAACGGTTCGTCGATCATGAAGGCGAATGTCTGCGAGCGGACGCTATGGCTGAAGGCGGCGTGGAGCGGCGGCGTTTTCTCAAGGCATTTCGCCGCGATCGCGCCGAGCTCGGCATCCTTGGAGTTGAATTCCGCTAATATGGTGGTTGATTTCGCAATGCAGCAGTAGTGGATCAGACTTGGATCCGAATTCATAGCTGCGGAAAAGGGGGATTGGagatcaaaaccctaattcCCTTTTGTCGGAATTCTCGTGTCGCCGGTAGCGACTAGGAAAAGAATTACCGAAAAAATGAATCCGGATCCAAGTCTTGGTCGAAATTGGGGGATATTGAGGATGATGAATTGAAATTGGGGGAGGATTTAGGGTTGGGGGAGGTGGCTTGAGTCGTCGGAAAAGTGGAAAAAGGAGATCTTTTCCACCGGCCAAAAACAGAATCTCTCGATTCTCTCCCCCTTTTGGAGGCCAATGTAATTCTTTTTCCTTTGCATAGAGATTCAACatttaattctttatttatttttcctaatAATCAATAATTTGTTTTCGATTCTAATTTCGCAAATAAAATAGCAAATTGGgagaaaatttgaattttttagtaTGATATCACGACGTGCTTATTATTGAGTTTTGCAATTATTAATCAACTTTTTAATCTAGGACCTAATGTCTACAAATTGTACgatgaagaaataaaaataaagtttgaTTGTCAAAACCGCGATAATCTATAAGATTAAAAAGTGTATATTTTACTGATTTTTGCCTTAAAATTGTTAGCTATAAgtaacacaaaaaataatctcatgAAAGACAAGTTTCCATACACAATTttataataggagtaatatttatgtTCATATATACTTATTCTGTGACTTTCAAAATTTGTGTATTAAAACATCAATAACCCTAAAATTTCAAACTTGAAGAACATAAACCACCAAAGTATTGTTGAATATCAACGGAAAATATGACTTATTATAGTTCTCTTTTGTTACTTCTCATCCTATTACCAACCTTCTTTTTTTAATCAGAAACGCCCTTTGTGGGCGGGGGTTGCTAATCCATTATTGAAAAACTTATCCATCTCTACGACCAGAACTAAACCATCAGGCATCGACTAATCGAGCGGATTAGTTGCACGAAAACACGAGCACGAATACTAACACGTGTCACAAACCCGCCATCTAGGCGAAACACTCGAAAGAACAAGCGAGTGTAGCAAAAATGTGCATATTTTACCACCATTTTCGTGTTCGTGCTAACTCAGCCAGTGTAAGGAGGATCAATGAAGGCCCAGTCGAAGACTTGCTCGTACTGAACTGCAGCGTTGTCCCATGACCTGTTCTTTTCCATCCTGCGCTTCATTAGTCCCTCCCACGACGTTTTGTGCTCTCTGCGCGTCAAAACTGCTCTATGTAGCATCTGGGAGACGAAGTGGCAAATGAGAAATCGTACGATATCAGAACGACGAATCATATATGATCACGAGATAGGACTTACCGTCAGTAAGCTGCCTTTTGTTAGAGGAGCAAACGCCCATCTGTCACAATTCAAACATAGAAGTGaagaaaattcaaacataaaaacGAATCTagtatactccatctgtctcattcaagatggcCCAAAATCCATTTTGGGTTATGTTTAGTGGGACGGAGCAAGTATTATATAGGGACCCATAAACAGTAAACACAAAAATCTTAGTCGGAAAATGTCGAAGGAAGTGACACATACCCGGTACCTTCACCTGAACCTTCCTTCGCATATGGGTCGAAAGTTTGAACCGTGTCCTAGAAGCACGAGGAGCAAAAAACTTTATTCAATGAACGAAGAAAAAAGCTTGTAGAGTAGGTGATCTCTCTCTGAGCCCCCCGGTGTTGTGGACAACAGGAACAGTGCCATATCGCATTGCATACAACTGGTTCAGCCCACACGACTCGAATCTCGAAGGCATCACAAGTCACAACTGCAAAAAGTAATTTGTAAATAATTCACGTATCTATTTATATTAACTTGTAATTTTTATCCTTTTTGTAGATAAACTAGTGTTAACTCACGTGCGATGCACGACATAATATTTTTTCATCAtgcaattttaaattattaattaaatcattaaaataaaaaataatataactatataagatcgaaaatagaaaaatatactataaataaCAATTCAATAATATACTATTTAAAATGGAACCAAGACAAACGCAATTATTTGGACAACGAAGAAGAGATTATCAAGTGTTGGCGcttttgaaaaatatgtttaaaacaATCATTCATATCTCTCTAAAAAAATGTTAATCACAATTTTAGCAAATTAATGAATCAATCTTAAAATATTCAAACATTAAAATTATGatcataaaaaattgaaatgataAACTACACAAAAATAACATTACATTAATTAGCTTAGGATATTAATTCATCATAAGTAatcaaatattaaattttttacacCGCTTAATATAATTATAGCAGCAGTGACAtgtaaatatacaaaaataataaattgtgtaAAAGAATGTTATGATTCTTTCCTCTCTAAGAATTGTAAGAAATATTGCGATGAAATTCTCGAACCATATATACATGGAGTACTCTACCTATTgcaatcaaaagaaaaaaaaacattaaatgaaatgaaaattacaaaaaaattataaaataaactgaACTATAAGTCTAGTTAAGAAAACCCATCTTTCTGCAAGACAAATTACATTACGGTTACTACTTTCGGATTGACGTATCCCAAAGATGAAATCCTCCTAACGTACTTAACATCTCAAACCCGTTAGACACCGATGAACTTGATG carries:
- the LOC121782874 gene encoding PP2A regulatory subunit TAP46-like, whose amino-acid sequence is MGELNIDELSLPRIFEQARKIHQAASDSSVDQDTVKKGCELLRKCEEMIGKLGLFSLNETKDDISTANLKYILVPCYLGELTEKISEEDRIEILNVSQAKLKEFFYFCEAMELVPKEELESLAQATGKTFADRRAQKIARFKRQKAAESKLIEIRERKERRGRSTRASALSTPVVSEEEDFDDDDGEEEREAWLTTISLALCKAFDLLEMLKKEEEMLLAVRERQSKEGNNELAQSILDERAEKAEAWHRDAASRSRITKPATPITCATFAQDVIEGRAAVSQAHEHKHQPMLFGPASLVAKNPTSERERIAAKVFQPHYRLPTMSIEEAGLKEMEIMNKWQEDTKKIIEEANTSWHTDNKLLQRPSEDDDDEDDDAAQDKARAWDDWKDDNPRGAGNKKLTPCG
- the LOC121782988 gene encoding phytolongin Phyl2.2-like, whose translation is MNSDPSLIHYCCIAKSTTILAEFNSKDAELGAIAAKCLEKTPPLHAAFSHSVRSQTFAFMIDEPFAYFLISDEKLKKSEGLTFLGSVRDAFVKDFNGVSKLERLSSHCFQGEFSPVFRQLIGPALYKMDGIESPKEQRMGENGSFQYGSGPIRGRSRLSGDKGSGKMKKNALLEEFKIDGRRNGEREVDDSSVNTTPVCPSPGFSSASHKNRGLYSGELNCQQKAKKVWKKQVWVILSLDLIACAILFVVWLWVCRGLKCMES